A window of Hippoglossus stenolepis isolate QCI-W04-F060 chromosome 16, HSTE1.2, whole genome shotgun sequence contains these coding sequences:
- the nudt9 gene encoding ADP-ribose pyrophosphatase, mitochondrial isoform X1, with amino-acid sequence MIHFLLRRNWMCRIRLALTLLGLPCTVGSSGRRSAIACSSFPPFISSHTARPITSSCCNLYTTSVLTMPTSAVPHAKSRCPQYPGSNVKRFPVPDNQVDWSQNWPQYKPVSHTDSAVAKKPAWADPDIGSFSPNFNAVDGSVDRTSFEGSYKVENGKPLNPRGRTGLIARGLLGRWGPNHAADPVVTRWKVDAKGAKIQHPVTKKPILQFVSIKRKDCGQWAIPGGMVDAGEQVTLTLQREFSEEALNSLSVSPSERAKINERITKLFKSTGFQVYKGYVDDPRNTDNAWMETVVVNFHDDSGDSVSELPLQAGDDAGQVKWADVDSSSPLYASHSHFLELVAKERKSHW; translated from the exons GTCTGCCATCGCCTGCTCATCCTTCCCTCCTTTCATCAGCAGCCACACCGCCAGACCGATCACTTCCAGTTGCTGTAACCTCTACACGACCAGCGTCCTGACAATGCCGACCTCAGCGGTTCCTCACGCAAAATCCAGATGCCCTCAGTATCCAGGATCCAACGTCAAGCGCTTCCCGGTGCCCGATAACCAGGTGGACTGGAGTCAGAACTGGCCACAGTATAAACCAGTCAGCCACACCGACTCTGCGGTAGCAAAGAAGCCAGCATGGGCAGATCCTGATATCGG GTCTTTCAGTCCAAATTTCAACGCTGTGGATGGTTCTGTGGACAGGACAAGCTTCGAGGGCAGCTACAAGGTTGAAAATGGAAAGCCACT GAATCCTCGTGGACGCACAGGGTTGATCGCTAGAGGTCTGCTGGGACGATGGGGACCCAATCATGCGGCAGATCCAGTTGTCACCAG GTGGAAAGTAGATGCCAAAGGAGCAAAGATACAACACCCAGTCACCAAAAAGCCTATCCTGCAGTTTGTGTCCATCAAGAGGAAGGACTGTGGGCAGTGGGCCATCCCTGGG GGGATGGTGGATGCAGGGGAGCAGGTCACCCTCACGCTGCAGCGGGAGTTCTCGGAGGAAGCGTTGAACTCTCTTTCGGTGTCGCCATCGGAGAGAGCAAAAATCAATGAGCGCATCACGAAACTCTTTAAATCAACAGGGTTTCAG gTCTATAAAGGCTATGTGGATGATCCTAGAAACACTGACAATGCTTGGATGGAGACAGTCGTGGTCAACTTCCATGATGACTCAG GCGACAGTGTGAGCGAGCTGCCGCTGCAAGCCGGCGATGACGCAGGACAAGTCAAGTGGGCTGATGTGGACTCGTCTTCACCCCTCTATGCAAGTCATTCCCATTTCCTGGAGCTGGTTGCCAAAGAGAGGAAGTCCCACTGGTAA
- the nudt9 gene encoding ADP-ribose pyrophosphatase, mitochondrial isoform X3 — translation MPTSAVPHAKSRCPQYPGSNVKRFPVPDNQVDWSQNWPQYKPVSHTDSAVAKKPAWADPDIGSFSPNFNAVDGSVDRTSFEGSYKVENGKPLNPRGRTGLIARGLLGRWGPNHAADPVVTRWKVDAKGAKIQHPVTKKPILQFVSIKRKDCGQWAIPGGMVDAGEQVTLTLQREFSEEALNSLSVSPSERAKINERITKLFKSTGFQVYKGYVDDPRNTDNAWMETVVVNFHDDSGDSVSELPLQAGDDAGQVKWADVDSSSPLYASHSHFLELVAKERKSHW, via the exons ATGCCGACCTCAGCGGTTCCTCACGCAAAATCCAGATGCCCTCAGTATCCAGGATCCAACGTCAAGCGCTTCCCGGTGCCCGATAACCAGGTGGACTGGAGTCAGAACTGGCCACAGTATAAACCAGTCAGCCACACCGACTCTGCGGTAGCAAAGAAGCCAGCATGGGCAGATCCTGATATCGG GTCTTTCAGTCCAAATTTCAACGCTGTGGATGGTTCTGTGGACAGGACAAGCTTCGAGGGCAGCTACAAGGTTGAAAATGGAAAGCCACT GAATCCTCGTGGACGCACAGGGTTGATCGCTAGAGGTCTGCTGGGACGATGGGGACCCAATCATGCGGCAGATCCAGTTGTCACCAG GTGGAAAGTAGATGCCAAAGGAGCAAAGATACAACACCCAGTCACCAAAAAGCCTATCCTGCAGTTTGTGTCCATCAAGAGGAAGGACTGTGGGCAGTGGGCCATCCCTGGG GGGATGGTGGATGCAGGGGAGCAGGTCACCCTCACGCTGCAGCGGGAGTTCTCGGAGGAAGCGTTGAACTCTCTTTCGGTGTCGCCATCGGAGAGAGCAAAAATCAATGAGCGCATCACGAAACTCTTTAAATCAACAGGGTTTCAG gTCTATAAAGGCTATGTGGATGATCCTAGAAACACTGACAATGCTTGGATGGAGACAGTCGTGGTCAACTTCCATGATGACTCAG GCGACAGTGTGAGCGAGCTGCCGCTGCAAGCCGGCGATGACGCAGGACAAGTCAAGTGGGCTGATGTGGACTCGTCTTCACCCCTCTATGCAAGTCATTCCCATTTCCTGGAGCTGGTTGCCAAAGAGAGGAAGTCCCACTGGTAA
- the nudt9 gene encoding ADP-ribose pyrophosphatase, mitochondrial isoform X2, giving the protein MIHFLLRRNWMCRIRLALTLLGLPCTVGSSGRSSHTARPITSSCCNLYTTSVLTMPTSAVPHAKSRCPQYPGSNVKRFPVPDNQVDWSQNWPQYKPVSHTDSAVAKKPAWADPDIGSFSPNFNAVDGSVDRTSFEGSYKVENGKPLNPRGRTGLIARGLLGRWGPNHAADPVVTRWKVDAKGAKIQHPVTKKPILQFVSIKRKDCGQWAIPGGMVDAGEQVTLTLQREFSEEALNSLSVSPSERAKINERITKLFKSTGFQVYKGYVDDPRNTDNAWMETVVVNFHDDSGDSVSELPLQAGDDAGQVKWADVDSSSPLYASHSHFLELVAKERKSHW; this is encoded by the exons CAGCCACACCGCCAGACCGATCACTTCCAGTTGCTGTAACCTCTACACGACCAGCGTCCTGACAATGCCGACCTCAGCGGTTCCTCACGCAAAATCCAGATGCCCTCAGTATCCAGGATCCAACGTCAAGCGCTTCCCGGTGCCCGATAACCAGGTGGACTGGAGTCAGAACTGGCCACAGTATAAACCAGTCAGCCACACCGACTCTGCGGTAGCAAAGAAGCCAGCATGGGCAGATCCTGATATCGG GTCTTTCAGTCCAAATTTCAACGCTGTGGATGGTTCTGTGGACAGGACAAGCTTCGAGGGCAGCTACAAGGTTGAAAATGGAAAGCCACT GAATCCTCGTGGACGCACAGGGTTGATCGCTAGAGGTCTGCTGGGACGATGGGGACCCAATCATGCGGCAGATCCAGTTGTCACCAG GTGGAAAGTAGATGCCAAAGGAGCAAAGATACAACACCCAGTCACCAAAAAGCCTATCCTGCAGTTTGTGTCCATCAAGAGGAAGGACTGTGGGCAGTGGGCCATCCCTGGG GGGATGGTGGATGCAGGGGAGCAGGTCACCCTCACGCTGCAGCGGGAGTTCTCGGAGGAAGCGTTGAACTCTCTTTCGGTGTCGCCATCGGAGAGAGCAAAAATCAATGAGCGCATCACGAAACTCTTTAAATCAACAGGGTTTCAG gTCTATAAAGGCTATGTGGATGATCCTAGAAACACTGACAATGCTTGGATGGAGACAGTCGTGGTCAACTTCCATGATGACTCAG GCGACAGTGTGAGCGAGCTGCCGCTGCAAGCCGGCGATGACGCAGGACAAGTCAAGTGGGCTGATGTGGACTCGTCTTCACCCCTCTATGCAAGTCATTCCCATTTCCTGGAGCTGGTTGCCAAAGAGAGGAAGTCCCACTGGTAA